From the Chloroflexus aurantiacus J-10-fl genome, one window contains:
- a CDS encoding PP2C family protein-serine/threonine phosphatase, translating into MSDETTPAADETPTEPLSQADIEAERERLQRLTPPEEDGTRKIGQDYQPALTLRRSAQGFAAAALRDIGRVREANQDCALATIMTLPREGSDVAIGLFIVADGMGGHQGGEVASRLAVQTVLTSVLERLVLPVIEDGLIEALQPLMIEAVQEANAAIWREAQATGSDMGTTCTAALVIGNGLYIAHVGDSRCYVYEPGGLRLLTTDHSTVGRLIALGQLDPEEARDHPLRNQLYRTVGQQPQIAVDFVYHQLTNCSHLVLCSDGLWSLVEEKAIEQALRHSPWPHDVCRELIALANLAGGDDNISAVVVSLPLDEA; encoded by the coding sequence ATGTCGGATGAAACAACTCCTGCAGCGGACGAAACGCCGACCGAACCGTTAAGTCAGGCCGACATTGAAGCTGAGCGCGAACGACTGCAGCGCCTGACGCCGCCAGAAGAAGATGGCACCCGCAAGATCGGGCAGGATTATCAGCCAGCCCTGACGCTACGCCGTTCAGCGCAGGGTTTTGCCGCTGCTGCATTACGTGACATTGGGCGTGTGCGTGAAGCAAATCAGGACTGTGCTCTGGCTACGATTATGACCCTTCCCCGTGAGGGGAGTGATGTTGCTATAGGTCTATTCATCGTCGCTGATGGTATGGGAGGCCATCAGGGTGGTGAGGTAGCCAGCCGGCTGGCAGTGCAGACGGTGCTCACCAGCGTGCTTGAGCGGCTGGTGTTGCCAGTGATTGAGGATGGTTTGATCGAAGCGTTGCAGCCGTTGATGATTGAGGCCGTGCAGGAGGCAAACGCGGCGATCTGGCGGGAAGCCCAGGCGACCGGTTCCGATATGGGTACCACCTGTACCGCCGCTCTGGTGATTGGGAACGGCCTGTACATCGCCCATGTAGGTGACTCTCGGTGCTATGTGTACGAACCGGGTGGATTACGTCTGCTTACAACTGATCACTCGACGGTGGGGCGTCTGATTGCATTAGGACAGCTCGACCCGGAAGAGGCGCGTGATCATCCCCTGCGTAATCAGCTTTACCGTACCGTCGGGCAACAACCGCAGATAGCAGTGGATTTTGTCTACCACCAGTTGACCAACTGCTCGCATCTGGTTCTCTGTAGTGATGGTCTGTGGAGTCTGGTTGAGGAAAAGGCTATCGAGCAAGCGCTGCGTCATAGTCCCTGGCCGCATGATGTCTGTCGAGAGTTGATCGCGCTGGCCAATCTGGCCGGCGGCGACGATAATATTTCGGCGGTGGTTGTTTCGTTGCCGCTCGATGAGGCATAG
- a CDS encoding PQQ-binding-like beta-propeller repeat protein, translating into MGLIKRVGTKAINAQPADTGAPAEEGTRQISPAAHPAAADEGTRQIEARPASQSAPAIPTMLSPGTLLQGRYQVEAPVGIGGMSVVYRGRDLRFKDVVRYCAIKEMAQSAPDSQTRLLNLKNFQREAGLLATLQHPAIPKVYDFFEENGKVYLVLEFIPGKDLETVLEEHGKPLDEARVARWALQICDVLSYLHNHKPEPIVFRDMKPSNVMVVGDDRIVLIDFGIARNLNRGDRKGTMIGTEGYSPPEQYRGVAEPVGDIYALGATLHHLLTNTDPRLETPFTFQERPIRQINPTVSPEMEAVVARALEYDMAARWQSAEEFRQALLTVPSLAGAGTAKPTVSAPAVLKGAQTTELVWRFKFEDEVRSSPFVSGGLVFVGCYDTNVYALDATRGEFRWKYATEGGISSSPAVWQDMVYIGSEDGTLYALDMRRGGVRWTFRTGKAIRSSPRIDDRVIFVGSDDQHVYAIDGLRGTLIWKYRTWNPIRSSACINGSSVFIGGDDGNVYCLDSRTGSVKWKQRTQQPVRSSPAYSDGLVFVGSLDQNLYALDAEGGWPAWRFRTGHYINSSPFVVGTRVFVGGVDGVMYALDTKNGRLVWKYEVGSQITSSPRVEGGRLYFGAVDQAVYCLDAGSGQLIWKYPTEGAIVSTPMIVNGIVYIGSMDHHLYALKA; encoded by the coding sequence ATGGGTTTGATCAAACGGGTCGGTACTAAAGCTATCAATGCCCAACCTGCCGATACCGGCGCTCCTGCTGAGGAGGGGACGCGCCAGATCAGCCCTGCTGCTCACCCCGCGGCGGCAGATGAGGGCACACGCCAGATTGAAGCCCGACCGGCCAGCCAGTCGGCACCGGCTATACCGACAATGCTCAGCCCCGGTACACTGTTGCAGGGGCGTTATCAGGTTGAGGCTCCAGTTGGGATTGGTGGTATGAGCGTGGTGTATCGCGGGCGCGACCTGCGCTTTAAGGATGTCGTCCGCTATTGCGCAATCAAAGAGATGGCGCAAAGCGCCCCCGATTCGCAGACTCGTCTGCTGAACCTGAAGAACTTTCAGCGTGAAGCTGGTTTGCTGGCGACCCTGCAACATCCGGCCATTCCCAAGGTCTATGACTTTTTTGAAGAGAATGGCAAAGTCTACCTCGTGCTGGAATTTATTCCGGGGAAAGACCTGGAGACGGTGCTGGAGGAGCACGGTAAACCGCTTGATGAAGCGCGGGTCGCACGCTGGGCACTGCAAATCTGTGATGTGCTCTCGTATTTACATAATCATAAACCGGAACCGATTGTCTTCCGTGATATGAAGCCATCCAATGTGATGGTAGTCGGCGATGATCGGATTGTGTTGATTGACTTTGGGATTGCACGTAATCTTAATCGGGGTGACCGCAAAGGCACAATGATCGGCACCGAGGGCTATTCACCGCCTGAGCAGTACCGTGGAGTTGCTGAGCCGGTTGGTGATATTTATGCGCTGGGAGCCACTCTGCACCACTTGTTGACGAATACCGATCCGCGTCTCGAGACACCCTTTACGTTTCAAGAACGCCCGATCCGTCAGATCAACCCAACCGTTTCACCAGAGATGGAAGCGGTAGTGGCTCGTGCGCTTGAGTATGATATGGCAGCGCGCTGGCAGAGTGCCGAAGAGTTTCGCCAGGCGTTGTTGACGGTGCCTTCACTGGCCGGGGCCGGTACGGCTAAGCCAACGGTATCAGCGCCGGCAGTTCTCAAGGGTGCGCAGACCACCGAGTTGGTCTGGCGGTTTAAGTTTGAAGATGAAGTGCGTTCGTCGCCCTTTGTCAGCGGCGGTTTAGTATTTGTCGGCTGTTACGATACCAACGTTTACGCGCTTGATGCAACACGGGGCGAGTTTCGCTGGAAATATGCGACCGAGGGTGGGATCAGTTCGTCGCCGGCAGTCTGGCAGGATATGGTGTATATCGGCTCAGAAGACGGTACGCTTTACGCCCTCGATATGCGGCGCGGTGGCGTGCGTTGGACGTTTCGGACTGGCAAGGCGATCCGCTCGTCACCCCGAATTGATGATCGGGTGATCTTTGTTGGCTCCGATGATCAGCATGTCTATGCCATTGATGGTCTGCGTGGTACGTTGATCTGGAAATACCGCACCTGGAACCCCATTCGCTCGTCTGCCTGTATCAATGGCTCTTCTGTCTTTATCGGCGGTGACGACGGGAATGTCTACTGTCTTGATAGCCGTACCGGTTCGGTGAAATGGAAACAGCGGACGCAACAGCCGGTACGTTCGTCGCCGGCGTACAGTGATGGCCTGGTCTTTGTCGGTTCACTTGATCAGAACCTGTACGCCCTCGATGCCGAAGGTGGCTGGCCGGCCTGGCGCTTCCGTACCGGCCATTACATCAACTCATCACCCTTTGTGGTTGGGACGCGGGTCTTTGTGGGTGGTGTCGATGGCGTGATGTACGCGCTTGATACCAAAAATGGCCGCCTGGTCTGGAAGTATGAAGTTGGCAGTCAGATCACATCCTCACCACGGGTAGAAGGTGGTCGGCTCTATTTCGGTGCGGTTGATCAGGCTGTCTATTGCCTTGATGCCGGTAGTGGGCAGTTGATCTGGAAATATCCAACCGAAGGGGCGATTGTCTCAACCCCGATGATTGTCAATGGCATTGTCTACATCGGTTCCATGGATCATCATCTCTACGCTTTGAAAGCGTAA
- a CDS encoding FGGY family carbohydrate kinase encodes MSKRYLLAIDQGGSGSRAVIYDPDGQVRGYGYRPVGRVYPQPGWVEQRPAAIARSVAEAIQEALGRAGVRGNELLACGITSQRDTVFAWHAISGRPIGNAITWQDLRTAPMVAALEQTPLGPQRRERLGQFPGAYAGAMHMAWRMQHDAAFRRAAERGVLRVSLAAGWIVQALGQPCEHALDHSLLQAMTVYDPRRRALWDEWIDALNLPRAALPVARPTIHHFGDLAVDGAMVPVLAMITDQQSALFGYDCRAPGQAVATHGTASFVNAVIGSSPPPQGICKTYLAWEIAGVATYALEADMTTTGAAANWLRELGLVRRVTDLDRHAARVSDSGGVVFVPALNGLGVPSEDRSARGAIFGLALGVDVGHIARAFYEAIGFQLVDILATMRAEAGISVEELRVGGGLAASDLACQIQADLSGVPLVRAADTETTARGVALLAGIGAGVWAQESLPPLIDEHVRRFVPRLSPAERSAHYERWQKALERVRGWVKV; translated from the coding sequence GTGAGTAAGCGCTATCTTCTCGCGATTGATCAGGGTGGTAGTGGCAGTCGGGCGGTGATTTACGATCCCGATGGCCAGGTGCGTGGTTATGGCTATCGGCCTGTGGGGCGCGTGTATCCACAACCGGGGTGGGTCGAGCAGCGTCCGGCAGCGATTGCCCGCAGTGTTGCTGAAGCAATTCAGGAAGCGTTAGGGCGGGCCGGTGTGCGGGGGAACGAACTGCTGGCCTGCGGGATCACCTCACAACGCGATACAGTCTTTGCCTGGCACGCAATCAGTGGCCGACCAATTGGGAATGCCATTACCTGGCAAGACCTGCGCACGGCGCCAATGGTTGCAGCGTTAGAACAGACCCCGTTAGGGCCGCAGCGCCGCGAGCGGTTGGGTCAGTTTCCCGGTGCGTATGCCGGGGCAATGCATATGGCCTGGCGGATGCAACACGATGCAGCCTTTCGTCGCGCTGCTGAACGTGGGGTGTTGCGCGTGTCGCTGGCCGCGGGTTGGATCGTGCAGGCGCTTGGTCAGCCCTGCGAGCATGCGCTTGATCATTCGCTGTTGCAGGCCATGACAGTCTACGATCCGCGCCGACGTGCGCTGTGGGATGAATGGATTGACGCCTTGAATCTGCCGCGCGCAGCGTTACCGGTTGCCCGTCCAACCATCCATCATTTTGGCGATCTGGCCGTGGATGGAGCGATGGTGCCGGTGCTGGCAATGATTACCGATCAACAATCGGCGCTGTTTGGTTATGATTGTCGTGCACCTGGCCAGGCAGTGGCGACGCACGGGACAGCATCATTTGTGAATGCGGTGATTGGTTCTTCACCACCGCCCCAGGGCATCTGTAAGACCTACCTGGCCTGGGAGATTGCAGGTGTGGCAACCTATGCCCTCGAAGCCGATATGACCACGACCGGCGCGGCTGCGAACTGGCTACGTGAGCTTGGTCTGGTGCGGCGGGTGACCGATCTCGACCGTCACGCTGCCCGGGTTTCGGATAGTGGTGGGGTCGTGTTTGTGCCGGCACTGAATGGGTTAGGCGTACCCAGTGAAGACCGGAGTGCTCGTGGTGCTATCTTCGGGCTGGCGTTGGGGGTGGATGTCGGTCATATCGCCAGGGCATTCTACGAAGCCATCGGCTTTCAATTGGTTGACATTCTGGCGACGATGCGGGCCGAAGCCGGGATTAGCGTAGAAGAGTTGCGCGTAGGGGGGGGGCTGGCTGCCAGTGATCTGGCCTGTCAGATTCAAGCCGATCTGAGCGGGGTTCCCCTGGTGCGAGCGGCTGATACCGAGACGACGGCACGCGGCGTGGCGTTGCTGGCCGGGATTGGGGCTGGGGTCTGGGCGCAAGAATCGCTACCACCCTTGATTGACGAGCATGTCCGGCGTTTTGTGCCGCGCCTTTCACCTGCTGAGCGATCTGCGCACTACGAGCGGTGGCAGAAGGCCCTGGAGCGGGTGCGCGGATGGGTAAAGGTATAG
- a CDS encoding DUF4058 family protein, which translates to MPGPFPGMDPYLERPDLWPDVHQRLITYIADTLQPQLRPRYHARIGERLYVIPPQRSVYQDVTVTQRQPVSIPTTSGGTAVLVADTPLVIIAPAEPIREPFIELIDLAQGGQVVTVIEILSPANKTAGEGHDVCQRKQAEVLASDTHLVEVDLLRQGMYTVAVPLPYLTPFRPWHYVVSVSRAGHRGRFEVYLRTIRQRLPRIAIPLRPPDPDVVLDLQAVFDRCYDHGAYADLIDYRANPDIALPADEVGWVDEYLRQQGLREGAV; encoded by the coding sequence ATGCCAGGCCCATTTCCCGGTATGGACCCCTATCTGGAACGGCCAGACCTCTGGCCTGACGTGCACCAGCGGCTGATTACATATATTGCTGACACACTTCAGCCCCAGCTTCGCCCGCGCTACCACGCCCGTATCGGGGAACGGCTGTACGTCATTCCACCCCAACGGTCGGTGTACCAGGACGTGACCGTGACTCAACGACAGCCGGTGTCAATCCCGACAACGAGTGGCGGAACTGCGGTGCTGGTAGCCGACACCCCGCTGGTAATTATTGCACCCGCAGAACCTATCCGCGAGCCGTTTATCGAGCTTATTGACCTTGCTCAGGGTGGGCAAGTGGTTACCGTCATCGAAATACTCAGTCCGGCAAACAAGACCGCCGGTGAAGGGCACGATGTGTGCCAACGCAAGCAAGCTGAAGTCCTCGCCAGTGATACGCATCTCGTGGAGGTCGACTTGCTTCGCCAGGGGATGTATACCGTCGCTGTTCCGCTACCCTATCTGACCCCATTTCGGCCCTGGCACTATGTGGTCAGTGTCAGTCGGGCCGGACATCGTGGCCGGTTTGAGGTTTACTTACGCACAATCCGCCAGCGCTTGCCCCGGATTGCGATTCCCCTGCGCCCACCAGACCCCGATGTTGTGCTAGACCTTCAGGCAGTCTTTGATCGCTGTTACGACCACGGCGCGTATGCTGATCTGATCGATTACCGTGCCAATCCCGACATCGCACTGCCTGCCGACGAGGTGGGCTGGGTGGATGAATATTTGCGCCAGCAAGGGCTGCGTGAAGGGGCGGTGTGA
- a CDS encoding AfsR/SARP family transcriptional regulator, giving the protein MKRLSISLLGSMQVRLDDQEVTAFRSVKNRALLAYLSVEAHHPHDRSVLAGMFWPDHPETAARLNLRQALFALRKLLNVDGTEYIQVDSGTVRFNARADVWIDVVALTDLLAVCERHPHADRADCPICVMHLAEAVACYRGDFLSEMFVGDSFAVEEWILLKREWLRHQVLDALDDLTTFYLRQAAYDQAYRYAWRQIELDPLNENAHRQVMLAQALAGHRSAALSQYEHCRQVLAQDLGVEPAIETVLLAESIRTGDLKPSGVTGEARENTDFSSPNRHNLPVVQTPLIGRQLELDHLRQWLLAPDERLIVLVGEGGVGKSRLALAAARMVVQHFRDGVWFVPLVGIGTDARVVETDTLRELLATTIAGSIGLTLHGKTDPCTQLLNYLSGREILIWLDNFEHLLPATELLWAIVQSAPRVTILVTSRERLHFQSERILQLTGLPVPAADALDSDTFDSVKLFVARACRVWPAFTLNEANLAAIVQICRLLEGLPLGIELAASWVEQFTPMEIAAAIATNVDMLATTFQDFPERHRSVRATFIYSWRLLSPGEQTTLAQLAVFQGTWSREAALRVTQASLADLVALVHKSLVQVVAPGRYTLHTLVRHLAAEQVAAMPTIERVARDRHCSYYSELLAAHETHLRGDHQSTALTTLDAERPNIQVAWEWAIQTARRDDLAQAARSLHLFYKYRNYFQEGKELFARALDSSHQWPDTSAWQNLRGRLLVCMGDFALHLGQYAEADRLLEQSLTLLHDVPDGTRETALDIAHAMAYLGLVKERQGDYTAAKIMYQASLDRYRLLNDRSGMTTALRSIASVAEGLAQYAEAEGLLHESLALSQEIGNRRESALTLNLLGIVTEMQQRYTEACHYYRQSLQLFSEIGERWGMHLPLGNLGDVAFTLGNYQDAKSYYCAALKLLLTSWAVPYMLIQIYRVAAVLAAEDRAEQAVELLQLPLHHPALDQAFRERAEALNASLTAMLPPDRLAAAKVRGRGRTLVQVVNAIADLMPSFAHQETY; this is encoded by the coding sequence ATGAAACGCCTCTCCATCTCTCTACTTGGCTCAATGCAGGTCAGGCTTGATGACCAGGAAGTGACGGCTTTTCGTTCGGTGAAAAATCGAGCCTTACTGGCCTACCTGTCTGTAGAAGCTCATCACCCTCATGACCGCTCCGTCCTGGCCGGCATGTTCTGGCCGGATCATCCCGAAACGGCAGCCCGCCTTAATCTGCGTCAAGCGCTCTTCGCCTTGCGTAAACTGCTGAATGTTGATGGCACTGAGTATATTCAGGTCGACTCAGGCACTGTTCGCTTCAACGCACGTGCTGATGTCTGGATCGATGTCGTCGCATTGACCGACCTGCTCGCAGTTTGCGAGCGCCACCCGCACGCTGATCGCGCCGATTGTCCAATTTGTGTGATGCATCTGGCCGAGGCCGTGGCATGCTACCGTGGCGATTTTCTCAGTGAAATGTTCGTCGGTGACAGCTTTGCTGTTGAAGAGTGGATTCTGCTCAAACGGGAGTGGTTGCGCCATCAGGTTCTGGACGCACTGGACGATCTGACCACATTTTATCTGCGCCAGGCAGCGTATGACCAGGCATATCGCTACGCATGGCGTCAGATAGAACTGGATCCGTTGAATGAAAATGCGCATCGCCAGGTAATGTTAGCCCAGGCGCTGGCAGGTCATCGCAGTGCCGCCTTGAGCCAATATGAGCATTGTCGTCAGGTTCTGGCTCAGGACTTAGGTGTCGAACCGGCGATTGAAACGGTGCTTCTGGCCGAGTCAATTCGCACCGGTGACCTCAAACCGTCTGGTGTGACAGGGGAAGCAAGGGAAAACACTGATTTCAGCTCCCCAAACAGGCATAATCTGCCGGTGGTACAAACCCCATTGATCGGTCGTCAACTTGAACTAGATCATCTCCGGCAGTGGTTGCTGGCGCCTGACGAGCGACTGATTGTACTCGTTGGCGAGGGTGGGGTTGGGAAGTCGCGGCTGGCCCTTGCTGCGGCACGAATGGTCGTGCAACATTTTCGTGATGGGGTCTGGTTTGTTCCTCTGGTTGGGATTGGAACAGATGCAAGGGTGGTTGAAACCGATACGCTACGCGAATTGCTGGCCACAACTATTGCAGGGAGCATCGGTCTCACATTGCACGGGAAGACTGACCCATGCACGCAATTGTTAAACTACCTGTCAGGGCGCGAAATATTGATCTGGCTCGATAACTTTGAGCACTTGTTACCGGCAACCGAGCTGTTATGGGCAATCGTCCAGTCGGCACCACGAGTGACTATACTGGTGACTTCGCGTGAGCGGCTGCATTTTCAGTCTGAACGTATCCTCCAGCTAACAGGTTTACCGGTTCCGGCAGCGGATGCATTAGATAGCGATACATTCGATAGTGTAAAACTGTTTGTAGCGCGTGCGTGCCGGGTTTGGCCGGCATTTACGCTCAATGAAGCAAACCTTGCTGCGATTGTTCAGATTTGTCGTCTGCTTGAAGGATTACCGTTGGGGATTGAACTGGCAGCTTCGTGGGTAGAGCAATTCACACCGATGGAGATTGCTGCTGCTATTGCCACAAACGTCGATATGCTTGCCACTACTTTCCAGGATTTTCCCGAACGTCATCGCAGTGTGCGCGCAACGTTTATCTATTCCTGGCGTCTACTTTCACCCGGTGAGCAGACGACATTAGCGCAGCTTGCTGTCTTTCAGGGCACGTGGAGTCGCGAGGCGGCGTTAAGGGTGACGCAGGCTTCGCTGGCGGATCTGGTTGCTCTGGTTCACAAATCGCTGGTGCAGGTCGTAGCCCCAGGACGCTATACACTGCACACGCTGGTGCGCCATCTGGCTGCTGAACAGGTAGCAGCGATGCCCACTATCGAGCGAGTAGCCCGTGATCGCCATTGCTCGTACTACAGCGAGCTATTGGCAGCTCACGAAACACATTTGCGCGGTGATCATCAGTCTACTGCGCTAACAACCCTGGATGCCGAACGTCCAAACATCCAGGTTGCCTGGGAGTGGGCAATTCAGACTGCCAGACGGGATGATTTGGCCCAGGCGGCACGCAGCCTTCATCTCTTCTACAAGTATCGCAATTACTTTCAAGAAGGTAAAGAACTCTTTGCCAGAGCACTCGATAGCTCACACCAGTGGCCTGATACATCAGCCTGGCAAAACCTACGGGGACGGTTACTGGTCTGTATGGGAGATTTTGCGTTACATTTGGGGCAATATGCAGAAGCAGATCGTCTGCTTGAACAGAGCCTGACATTGTTGCACGATGTTCCAGATGGAACAAGAGAGACGGCGTTAGACATTGCTCACGCAATGGCGTACCTGGGTCTGGTGAAAGAACGGCAGGGTGATTATACAGCGGCCAAAATAATGTATCAGGCAAGCCTTGATCGTTACCGGTTGCTCAATGATCGATCTGGCATGACAACGGCACTCCGTTCTATTGCCAGTGTCGCCGAAGGTCTGGCTCAATATGCAGAGGCAGAAGGTCTGCTTCACGAGAGTCTGGCACTCTCGCAGGAGATTGGCAATCGGCGTGAGTCGGCACTCACACTCAACTTACTTGGCATCGTGACCGAAATGCAGCAACGGTATACCGAAGCATGTCACTATTACCGGCAAAGTCTGCAACTCTTCTCCGAGATTGGTGAACGCTGGGGGATGCATTTGCCCTTGGGGAATCTCGGTGATGTTGCATTCACCCTCGGCAACTATCAGGATGCTAAAAGCTACTATTGCGCTGCATTAAAGCTGTTGCTGACAAGCTGGGCAGTTCCGTACATGCTTATTCAGATTTATCGTGTTGCTGCGGTACTGGCCGCGGAAGATCGGGCTGAACAGGCTGTCGAACTTTTGCAATTACCGCTACACCACCCGGCTCTCGATCAGGCGTTTCGCGAGCGGGCTGAAGCCCTTAATGCCAGCCTGACGGCAATGCTACCCCCAGATCGTCTGGCTGCGGCTAAGGTGCGTGGTCGCGGTCGAACACTCGTGCAGGTGGTGAACGCAATTGCCGACCTCATGCCATCCTTCGCTCACCAGGAGACCTATTGA